Proteins from a single region of Sebastes umbrosus isolate fSebUmb1 chromosome 8, fSebUmb1.pri, whole genome shotgun sequence:
- the LOC119493278 gene encoding uncharacterized protein LOC119493278: MRLHCNLTLVNPHCNTQVTTLSSPGWRGPAPGSALGTPSYSPGSGCVERRGRGRNTAGVVVAVVSPHKRGWLLGVGAASVGQHRERWRLLHSLWPGSDYLQEATNLPSSHWNHLPPIWLSSSPAALTATNDPSRLQSAKPPLTDAPTSTPLSRLPFVSHNQRLSHLQSGTPVVHSIRVSRTCNQAHLLSIQSESLAPAIRHTCCPFNQSLSHLQSGTPVVHSVHQPIHITICLFLCGKT, from the exons ATGCGTCT GCACTGCAATTTAACACTGGTCAACCCACACTGCAATACACAAGTCACCACTTTAAG cTCGCCCGGTTGGCGAGGCCCTGCCCCGGGGTCTGCGCTTGGGACGCCGTCCTACTCCCCGGGGAGCGGCTGCGTTGAACGGCGTGGACGTGGACGGAACACGGCCGGCGTTGTCGTCGCTGTGGTGAGCCCGCACAAGCGAGGGTGGCTGCTGGGCGTCGGTGCTGCTTCAGTGGGTCAGCACAGGGAGCGCTGGCGGCTATTGCACTCTCTATGGCCCGGCTCTGACTACCTACAGGAGGCAACAAACCTCCCCTCCTCACACTGGAACCACTTACCCCCTATCTGGCTGTCTTCCTCCCCGGCAGCTCTAACAGCTACGAACGATCCCTCCCGCCTGCAGAGTGCCAAGCCGCCGTTAACAGATGCTCCAACCTCGACTCCCCTGTCTCGACTGCCTTTTGTCTCTCACAATCAGCGTCTCTCGCACCTGCAATCAGGCACACCTGTTGTCCATTCAATCAGAGTCTCTCGCACCTGCAATCAGGCACACCTGTTGTCCATTCAATCAGAGTCTCTCGCACCTGCAATCAGGCACACCTGTTGTCCATTCAATCAGAGTCTCTCGCACCTGCAATCAGGCACACCTGTTGTCCATTCAGTTCATCAGCCCATTCACATcacaatatgtttgtttttatgtggaAAAACTTGA